AGCCGATCGCTATCGCGAGATCGCGGCGCACGCGTTGCGGTTCCGCCGAATGCGCATAGCCGCTGACGCCCAAGTGCTCGGCTACCGCGCCGGCGTTCAACGCTCCACCGCATGACAGCGCGCGATCCTCTTCATGCAGCGCAACCGCATATCCAAGCCGCACGGTTTCATCCAACGCGCGTGACAGGACCGCCGCATCATCGATCGGAATCCCATCGTCGGAAAACAGCCGCGCACCCGCGTCAACCATCGCGGCGAAATTCACCGGCTCAATCCCGCGCAGCCCTTGCGTGACCGCCGAAACCGGCACCAGCCGCGCGCAATGGGCTTCCCCGGCGCGCTCGAGCATGTAGCGGGTAATCGCGGGACTGTCGTTGGCCGGCGAGGTGTTCGCCATCGCCGCCACGGTCGCAAAACCGCCGGCGGCGGCGGCCCGCAAACCCGTCAGGATCGTTTCCTTTTCGGGGAAGCCGGGGTCGCGCAAATGTACATGCGGATCTATAAGCCCGGGCACGATCCAGCATCCGCTCGCATCAACTAAACTTGCATCGTGCAAATTTATCCGAGTCCCGGCCCGTTCGACCGCCGCAATCTCGCCCTCGCGCACCAGCAAGTCATACTGTCCGTCGAGTGCGCTGGCGGGATCGATCACCCGTCCTCCCCTGAGCAGGATTGCGTTCAATGCGCCGCCTCGGGTTCTTTCAGCGGTTCGACGATTGAATAGATCATTACGCGATCGCGCGATTTGCTCTCCGTGCCGGCCGCGGCGAGGCGCACCTGCACGCGCTCGCCGCGCGAGGTCGGGATATTCTTGCCGACATAGTTTGGCCGAATCGGGACGGCGCGATGCCCGCGATCGATCAGAACCGCCAGTTTGACCGCAGCCGGACGCCCGCGCTGCCAGATCGTCGCCATCGCGCGTTGCACGGTCCAGCCGCTGTTAATCACGTCATCGACAAGGATTATTATGCGGTCTTCGACGCTGAAATTCTCGGCGCCGTCGATCGGATGCAACGCGTCAGCCGGTTTGTACGCATCGAGCGCCGCGCACGGAGGAAGAACGCCGGTCTTCAGTCCGATCAGGTCGCGCAGCCGCAGCGCGAGCATCGCGCCATGACTGACGACGCCCACAATCGACACTGCCGGCATATCGTGGACATCGGCAATCACCTGGTCGGCGAGCGAATCGATCGCGCCAACGACTTCCTTTTCATTCATAATTTCGCGCTGCGGACCGCGCCGGTAGGGCTCGTAGCCGGCCTCTTCGGCCTGCTTCACGCTGTCGAATACGGCCAGCGAGCCTTCTTCGATCCATTGGCGGACATAGCCTTGCAGGTTTTCGTCGAAGCGATAGTAGCGATGGGATCGCGCATGACCAACGTATTCAGTCTTCAGTTCGCGTTCGCAGAAGCCGCACTTCAACGCGAGTACGGTGGTATCCATGCTGCGCCCGAGCGTGAATCGCGGAGCCAGGTAGGCGCCCTCGAAGCGGGTGACGCAGTTGAGATTGGCGCATCGCGGCGGCGGCTCGGCCTTGAAGCGAATCGCCTCGGCCATCGGCCGCGGACCGACGGATGCGCTGGCGGCTTTCTCCATGAGCAATGCGATCAACGCCATTCGCACCGGTACGCCGGCAGCAGCCTGCTCGAAGTAAACCGCACGCGGATCGGCATCGAGCTCGTACGCCAGCTCGCCCAGGCGCGGCAGCGGATGCATCACGACGGCTTCCTGCGTGCGGCTGGTGCGAAGAGCGCGCGCGTCGAAGCGGACATACGCCGCGGGATCGGCCTCCTTCCCCGACATGCGCTCCTTCTGCAAGCGCGTGACGTAGAATGCATCGAGAGCGGCCGGAGGCTCGGCCGCCGGGATTTGTCGAAGCGTCCCGTCGCCGGTAAAGAGCGCCATCTGATGCGGCGCGCTGGGGGTCAGATAAAGAGCGTCGAGGCCGCCCGCCAACGACTTGAGTTCATCCATCGTGACGGTTGACAAGCTGTAGTGGCGCTCGGCGGCCAGCCGTTCGAGGACGTAGTCCGGAATGTCCATTCCGCTGGTCGGCACGGCGACGATGTTGGCGCCGAAACGCGCGAGCGCGTAGATCAGCGAATGCACCGTGCGGCCAAACTTCAAGTCGCCGCATAGCGCGACGGTGAGTCCCTTCAGATGGCCCTTCTTTTTGCGCAGAATGTAGAGATCGCAAAGCGTCTGCGTGGGATGCTCGCCGCTGCCGTCGCCTGCGTTCAGCACCGGGCATGGCGCATACTCCGCGGCCACGCGCGCCGCGCCGTCATGCGGATGGCGCAGCACGATCAGGTCAGCATAGCCGGCGACGACGCGCACGGTATCGGCCAGACTCTCACCCTTGGCGGCGGAGCTCGCGCGCATATCAGCCGAGCTGATCACGGCGCCGCCGAGCCGATGCATCGACGACTCGAAGCTGAGCCGCGTGCGCGTGGAGGGTTCGTAGAACAGCGTCGCCATGATCAGTCCGGCAGCGGTCGTGATCTGATCGCCGTGCGCGAGCTGGGCGGCAAAGCCGTCGGCGAGCGCTAATACGCGTTCGATGTCCGAGGTTTCGAGATCCTCGATCGAGACGACGTCAAATTTTGCCAGCCGTGACACGGTATCGTTCGTCCCTCATCGCGCGCGGATGCTCGACCTCATTTTACGTTTGCGTTGCCAACCACGACCGCGTCCGCGCCGTCGATCTCAGCCAGGCGCACGTAAACGCGCTGGCCGTGCGGGGCTTGGATGTTCTTGCCCACGTAGTCGGCGCGAATCGGAAGCTCCCGCTCTCCGCGATCGACCAGAACGGCGAGCTGTACCGATTCCGCCCGGCCCAGATCGGAGATCGCGTCGAGCGCGGCGCGCACGGTTCGCCCGGTGTAGAGCACGTCGTCAACGAGCACGACACGCTTGGCGTCGAGGGAAAAAGGAATGTCGCGGCCGATTAGCCGGGGATCGCCGGGCAAGCCCTTGCCGTCGTCGCGGTAGGAAGAGATGTCCAGCGTACCGACGGGGACCTCGCGCCTGCCGTTGGCGCGCAACTCGTCGGCGATCCGTTCGGCGAGCGTGGCGCCGCGCCGGACGATTCCGACCAGCACGATGTTGTCCGCGCCGCCGTTGCGCTCGGCTATCTCCATCGCGATCCGCTTGAGCGAGCGCCCGAGCTGAGCGGCGTCGAGTACGATGTTGGGCGCGGCGCTCATCGCGATGCCCAAAAAAAATCCCGACTGCGAAAACAGCCGGGTCCGCAAATGTACACTTTCATTGTCGTCCCTTTTCGCTATCTCAGTAGCGGGTTAAAGGTGACTAGAATTTACGATCGCCGAAGAGTGCGGTCAACCCCTGCGCTCAATTCCGCTCCGCAGCGCGACGCGGGCTATGCGCCCCGCTTGCGCTCGAGTTTTCTCAAGCGTTGATCCTGGTCGCGGGTCTGAACCGTAATCCGGTCGTCGAAGCGGTCGAACTTGCGCGCGAGATTGGCCAGCGATTTGCTGGTTTGCTTGAGTTCGGCGCCGAGTTTTTTTGCCGCGAGCTCCGCCGACGCCGCGATTTCCCGCTTGAGAATCTTGGTCGTCTCGCCGCCTGAGTCCGTCGCCTGCTTGGCGGCGGACGCGACCGCGCGCGCGGCTTGTTCGCGGAACTCGACGGCGCGGGCGGCAAAATCGCCGCGAAGTCCCTTCTCAGCGGCGGCCAGTTCGTCGCGGAACTCGATGCGCGCCTTGCCAAGCGCCTCGCCCAGCCGCACGATCTCAGCGCCGAGATCGTCGCGCGTCGCGACGATACCCAGCCGATTCTCGGCAATTTGCTCGGACAGGAAGCGGATCTGCCCACCGACTTCCGCGAACTGTTCGAAGATCTCGTCGCGCAGCGCGTCCAGGCGTCCGCCGAAACCCGAGACTGCCTCGACCACAAGATCGAATCGCGCCCCCAGCTCCTCGAGGATCGCGCCAATCCTGTTTACCGCTTCGTCCGCCACCTGATATCCCTTTTCGGTTTTCGGTCTAGTGCACGAGCATGCCGAGTCGATTCCATCTGATGTACTCGAAGCACAAGAAGATGTCACTCAGGATCGAGGCGCTATCCGCCTTCTCCTCATTCCACGGCAGATAGATGACCATGGCGCGTCCCTCGACGTCGTTGAGATCGACGAAGCCCCAAAAGCGGCTGTCGTAGCTGCGATCGCGATTATCGCCCATCATGAACAGCTTGCCCGGCGGGACAGTTACGGGTCCGAAGTTGTCGCGCGGCGAGACGGGCGATCGATCCTGCGCGGCGACCTCCCAGTGCCGGTGCGGGTCGGGCATCTCGGAACCGTTGAGCCAGACGACGCCGTTCTTCACTGCAATCGTGTCGCCGGCGACGCCGATCACGCGCTTGATGAAATCCTTGCTGCGATCGGGCGGAAAGACGAACACCACGACGTCGCCGCGATGCACCGGCGCGAGATGAAAAACGTACTCGCCCAATGGGAGGCCGGGGACCGCGAGGCCTAAAATCGAGTCCGGCATCCGCAGCCCGTAAACAATCTTGTTGACCAGTATATGGTCGCCTATGAGCAGCGTCGGTTCCATCGAGCCCGACGGAATTTTGTACGCCTGCACGAAGAACGTGCGGATGAAGATCGCGAGCACGAGCGCGATGAACATCGCCTCGCCATACTCGCGGGCGGCGGACTTCTGCGCGGGCGCGCGATTGGCGGTCTCGCCGGCGTTTTGCGGCTGTGCTTTGGGAATGTTGCGCGCTGGTTCGGCCACGATCGCCCTACTCCCCGACCTTGAGCAGGGCCAGGAAAGCCTCTTGTGGAATCTCGACCCGCCCCACCTGCTTCATCCGCTTCTTGCCTTCCTTTTGCTTCTCGAGCAGCTTTCGTTTTCGCGTGATATCGCCGCCGTAGCACTTGGCGGTGACGTTCTTGCGCAGCGCCTTCACGGATTCCCGCGCGATAATCTTGGAGCCGATCCCGGCTTGAATCGCGACTTCGAACATCTGGCGCGGAATCAGCTCGCGCATCTTTTCGCACAACGCCCGGCCCCTTTCGTAGGACTTGTCGCGATGCACGATAATTGAAAGCGCGTCCACCACCTCGCCATTAATTCGAATGTCCAATTTAACCAGAGGCCCGGCACGAAAGTCCAGAAACTCGTAGTCCAACGACGCGTATCCGCGGCTCACCGATTTCAGCCGATCGTAAAAATCGAAGACGATCTCGGCGAGCGGCAATTCGTAGTGCAGGATCACGCGCTTTTCACCCAGGAAACGCAGATCGCGCTGGATGCCGCGCCGGTCTTCGCACAGCTTCATCACCGCGCCGAGGTACTCCTCGGGCATGTGGATAGAAGTGAGAATGAACGGCTCCTCGATCGCCTCGATCGTGTTCTCATCGGGCAGATGCGCGGGATTGTCCACCGTCATCAGCCCGCCCGAAACAGTGCGCACCTGGTAGGCGACGGTGGGCGCGGTCACGATCAGGTTGATTCCGAATTCGCGTTCGAGGCGCTCCTGCGCGATTTCCATGTGCAGCAAGCCCAGGAATCCGGCGCGAAAACCGAAGCCGAGCGCCTGCGAGGTCTCGGGCTCGCAGATGAGGCTCGCATCGTTGAGCCGCAGCTTTTCGATCGCGTCGCGCAGCGCGCCGTACTGATTCGCCTCGGTCGGATACAGGCCCGCGAACACCATCGGCTTCAATTCCTTGAAGCCCGGCAGCGGCGCCACCGCGGGATTGTCCGCATCGGTAATCGTGTCGCCCACCCGCATGTCCGCGACGGTTTTGATTCCCGCCACGACAAAGCCGACCTCGCCCGGACCGAGCGCACCGGTGGGCCGTTCGTGCGGCGTGAAATGCCCTAGGCGCATCACTTCGCCCAGCTTGTCGGTGCCCATCAGCCGAACTTTCATCCCGACGCGGAGTTCGCCGCCGAAGACGCGGACCAATCCGATCACGCCCTCGTACACGTCGTACCAACTGTCGAAGATGAGCGCGCGGACGGCGTCCTCGCCGGTGGCTTTGGGCGCGGGGATTCGCGCGACGATCGCTTCGAGGACATCGTCGATGCCCACGCCCTCCTTGGCGCTGGTAAGAATCGCCTCGGAGGCATCGAGCCCGATGATTTCTTCGATTTGATGCCTGGTGCGCCCGACATCCGCGCTGGGCAGATCGATTTTATTGATCACCGGAATAATTTCGAGCCCGTGATCGAGCGCGAGATAAACGTTGGCGAGCGTTTGTGCCTCGACGCCCTGGCTCGCATCGACCACCAGCAGCGCGCCCTCACACGCGGCCAGGCTGCGCGAAACTTCGTAGGCGAAATCGACGTGACCGGGCGTATCGATCAAGTTCAGCACGTAGACCTTTCCATCTTTGGCCGTGTAATTCAGCCGCACCGAGCGCGCCTTGATCGTGATTCCGCGCTCGCGCTCGAGGTCCATCGAGTCCAGAAACTGATCCTTCGACTCGCGCAGCGTGAGCGCGCCGGTGCGCTCGAGGATTCGATCGGCCAGCGTGGACTTGCCGTGATCGATATGCGCGATGATCGAAAAATTGCGAATCGAGGCGGCTTCGGTCATTTCAACTCGAGCGGGCCCGCTGCTGCTTGAAATATTTGAACGTCTCTTCGAGTCCATCCGCCAGCTTCTTTTCGGGACGCCAGCCAAGCTCCCGCCCGGCGCGCGCCGGCGATATGACGGAGCGCTTTTGTTCGCCGGGACGCGCCGCCGCATGCTCCGCCCGGGTCGGGAAATCGGCGATGCCTGCGAGCGTGGAATAAAGATCGTTCACGTTGGTCTCGACCCCGGTGCCGATGTTGAGCGCGATTCCCGACGCGCTCGATTTCGCAGCCGCGACCACGGCCCGCACCACGTCGCCGACGTAAACGTAGTCGCGGGTCTGCGTGCCGTCGCCGTAAATCGTCACGGGCTTGCCGTCGAGGATTCGTCCGCAGAAGATCGCAACTACGCCGGCTTCGCCGTGCGGATCCTGGCGCGGCCCGTAAACGTTGCCGAATCGCAGCGCCAGGTAGTCGATTCCGTACTCGACCTTGTAAAAGAACAGATAGGCTTCGGTCGCCAGCTTGGCGACGCCGTAGGGACTTACCGGGCGGCGCGGATGCTCCTCGGTGCACGGGAATTCGTCCTGCTCGCCGTAAATCGCGCCGCCAGTCGAAGAAAAGATCACGCGCCTCAAGCCGTGGCGGCGTGCCGATTCGATCAGGTTGAGAAATCCGACCAGGTTCACTTGCGCGTCGAACGCAGGATCGGCGACCGAACGCCGCACGTCCATCTGCGCCGCCAGATGGAAAATAATCTCGGGGCGCGCCTGCTCGACGACGGACGCAACCGCCGCGGCGTCGCGCAGATCGGTTTGATAGAGCGTGGCTTTCGCGTTCACCTGGCTGCGCTTGCCGGTGGAAAGATCGTCCAGCACCGACACTTCGCCGGCGCCGGACGCGACCAGCGCATCCACCGTGTGCGAGCCGATAAAGCCGGCGCCGCCGGTCACCAGAATTCTCATCGAAGCGTCCTTGACCTAAACCGGGTGGCGTCCGACCGAGTAGTACCGCAGCTCGAGCGCCTTCATCAGTTCTGGATCATACAGGTTCCGGCCGTCGAATATCACCGGCTGTTTGAGTTCGGCCTTGATGCGCTGAAAGTTGGGATGCCGGAACTCGTTCCACTCGGTCAGAATCAGCAGCGCGTCGGCGCCGGTGAGCGCCTCGTAGTTGGTCTTGTGGTAGGTGACGCGATCGCCAAAAATCTTGCGCGCATTTTCCAGCGCTTCGGGGTCGTGCACCCGGCATTTCGCACCCGCCTGCAGCAGTTCCTCGATCACCACCAGCGCCGGCGCTTCACGCATGTCGTCGGTGCGCGGCTTGAAGGCAAGCCCCCAAATCGCAAACGCCCGGCCGCTCAGGTTTTGTCCGAAATGCTGCTTCACGCGCGCGGGAATCAGCCGCTTCTGCCGGGAATTCACCGCTTCCGCCGCGCGCAAAAGTGCGAAGTCAAGGTTGTGCTCGCTGCCGATATGAATCATCGCCTGCACGTCCTTGGGAAAGCATGAACCGCCATAACCGACACCGGGAAACAGGAACGACGGGCCGATGCGTTTGTCGGAGCCGAGTCCGCGGCGGACGGCATTGATGTCGGCGCCCACGGCGTCGCACAGATTCGCCATCTCGTTGATGAACGAGATGCGCATCGCAAGCATCGCGTTGGACGCATACTTGGTCAGCTCCGCCGAGCGCGGATCCATTACGAGGATCGGATTGTCGGTGCGCACGAAGGGGTTGTGAATTTCCTTGAGGATAGCCGTCGCTTGCTCGCTCAGGCTTCCGATCACGACCCGGTCCGGCCGCATGAAATCTTCTATCGCGGAGCCTTCCTTGAGAAACTCCGGGACCGAGCACACGTCAGCGCGATGTTTGGCGAAGCGGCCGACGATTTCCCGCACCCGGTCGTTGGTGCCAACCGGAACGGTGCTCTTGATCGCCACGATGTGATAGCCGGTGATCGCTTTTGCGATATCCTCGGCCGCCTGGAAGATCGCGCTCAAATCCGCCGCGCCCGACGCGCTCATCGGAGTGCCGACCGCAATATACGAGACCATCGATTGCTTGACTGCTTTGGCGATGTCGGTGGTGAAATGAAGCCGGCCCTCCTTCAAATTGCGGCGCACCAGCTCTTCGAGCCCCGGCTCATAGATCGGAATCCTGCCCTCGCAAAGCTCGGCGATTCGCTGCTGGTCGATGTCAACGCAGAATACTTCGTTGCCGCTTTCCGCATAGCAGGTGCCGCTCACCAGTCCGACATATCCGCTCCCCACGACTGCGATGTTCATCGATAGCCTCTAGAATTCTTCCTTGATTACGTAGATCGGCTTCCCCTGCGATTCGTGATAGGTCCGCGCGAGCATCTCGCCCAGCAGTCCGATACTCACAAACTGCACTCCGACGACTACCAACAACACTGCCAATAGCAGCGCCGGCCGATTACCCAGTTCGCGCCCCAGTAGTATCTTCTCCAGCACCAGGATGAAGGTCCATAGACCGCCGAGTCCGCCCAGCACTATTCCGATCAGGCCGAACACTTGTATCGGCGCGGTGGAATAACCCGAGAGAAATTTGACGGTGATTAGGTCGAGCAACGTGCGCACGATGCGCCACAGTCCATACTTTGAGGTGCCCGCGCGGCGCGGCCGAAATCCGACTTCGACTTCTGCGATTCGCGCACCCTGCTCCGCCGCGATCGCCGGGACAAATCGATGCATCTCGCCGTAGAGCTGCAGACTGCGCGCGAGTTCCCGCCGGTAGGCCTTGAAGGTGCAGCCGTAGTCGTGAAGCTTGACGCCGGTCATCGCCGAAATCAGCGAATTTGCCGCCATTGAAGGCAGCCGGCGCGTAAACCGTTCCGCTTGCCACCGCTCAGTGCGCCAGCCGCTGGCCAAATCGTAGCCTTGATCGAGCTTGGCCAGCAGCCGCGGGATGTCGGCAGGATCGTTTTGTCCGTCACCGTCGATCGCGATTATTACGTCGCCGGTAGCGTGCGCAAAGCCGCAGGCCAGCGCCGCCGTCTGTCCGGAGTTGCGCGCCAGCGAGATCACGCGCACCTGTTTGTCCGCCGACTTAATCTCACGCAGCACCTCGATGCTCCCGTCGATGCTGCCGTCGTCCACGAACACGAGTTCGTAGGCGCGTCCGAGCGTCTGCATCACGCGGCTCAACTCTGCATGCAGCGGGGCGAGGTTATCC
Above is a genomic segment from Candidatus Binatus sp. containing:
- the lepA gene encoding translation elongation factor 4; amino-acid sequence: MTEAASIRNFSIIAHIDHGKSTLADRILERTGALTLRESKDQFLDSMDLERERGITIKARSVRLNYTAKDGKVYVLNLIDTPGHVDFAYEVSRSLAACEGALLVVDASQGVEAQTLANVYLALDHGLEIIPVINKIDLPSADVGRTRHQIEEIIGLDASEAILTSAKEGVGIDDVLEAIVARIPAPKATGEDAVRALIFDSWYDVYEGVIGLVRVFGGELRVGMKVRLMGTDKLGEVMRLGHFTPHERPTGALGPGEVGFVVAGIKTVADMRVGDTITDADNPAVAPLPGFKELKPMVFAGLYPTEANQYGALRDAIEKLRLNDASLICEPETSQALGFGFRAGFLGLLHMEIAQERLEREFGINLIVTAPTVAYQVRTVSGGLMTVDNPAHLPDENTIEAIEEPFILTSIHMPEEYLGAVMKLCEDRRGIQRDLRFLGEKRVILHYELPLAEIVFDFYDRLKSVSRGYASLDYEFLDFRAGPLVKLDIRINGEVVDALSIIVHRDKSYERGRALCEKMRELIPRQMFEVAIQAGIGSKIIARESVKALRKNVTAKCYGGDITRKRKLLEKQKEGKKRMKQVGRVEIPQEAFLALLKVGE
- a CDS encoding UDP-glucose/GDP-mannose dehydrogenase family protein, producing MNIAVVGSGYVGLVSGTCYAESGNEVFCVDIDQQRIAELCEGRIPIYEPGLEELVRRNLKEGRLHFTTDIAKAVKQSMVSYIAVGTPMSASGAADLSAIFQAAEDIAKAITGYHIVAIKSTVPVGTNDRVREIVGRFAKHRADVCSVPEFLKEGSAIEDFMRPDRVVIGSLSEQATAILKEIHNPFVRTDNPILVMDPRSAELTKYASNAMLAMRISFINEMANLCDAVGADINAVRRGLGSDKRIGPSFLFPGVGYGGSCFPKDVQAMIHIGSEHNLDFALLRAAEAVNSRQKRLIPARVKQHFGQNLSGRAFAIWGLAFKPRTDDMREAPALVVIEELLQAGAKCRVHDPEALENARKIFGDRVTYHKTNYEALTGADALLILTEWNEFRHPNFQRIKAELKQPVIFDGRNLYDPELMKALELRYYSVGRHPV
- a CDS encoding glycosyltransferase family 2 protein; the protein is MDYSVVIPLYNERDNLAPLHAELSRVMQTLGRAYELVFVDDGSIDGSIEVLREIKSADKQVRVISLARNSGQTAALACGFAHATGDVIIAIDGDGQNDPADIPRLLAKLDQGYDLASGWRTERWQAERFTRRLPSMAANSLISAMTGVKLHDYGCTFKAYRRELARSLQLYGEMHRFVPAIAAEQGARIAEVEVGFRPRRAGTSKYGLWRIVRTLLDLITVKFLSGYSTAPIQVFGLIGIVLGGLGGLWTFILVLEKILLGRELGNRPALLLAVLLVVVGVQFVSIGLLGEMLARTYHESQGKPIYVIKEEF
- the pyrR gene encoding bifunctional pyr operon transcriptional regulator/uracil phosphoribosyltransferase PyrR, whose amino-acid sequence is MSAAPNIVLDAAQLGRSLKRIAMEIAERNGGADNIVLVGIVRRGATLAERIADELRANGRREVPVGTLDISSYRDDGKGLPGDPRLIGRDIPFSLDAKRVVLVDDVLYTGRTVRAALDAISDLGRAESVQLAVLVDRGERELPIRADYVGKNIQAPHGQRVYVRLAEIDGADAVVVGNANVK
- the lepB gene encoding signal peptidase I, whose protein sequence is MAEPARNIPKAQPQNAGETANRAPAQKSAAREYGEAMFIALVLAIFIRTFFVQAYKIPSGSMEPTLLIGDHILVNKIVYGLRMPDSILGLAVPGLPLGEYVFHLAPVHRGDVVVFVFPPDRSKDFIKRVIGVAGDTIAVKNGVVWLNGSEMPDPHRHWEVAAQDRSPVSPRDNFGPVTVPPGKLFMMGDNRDRSYDSRFWGFVDLNDVEGRAMVIYLPWNEEKADSASILSDIFLCFEYIRWNRLGMLVH
- a CDS encoding NAD-dependent epimerase/dehydratase family protein — encoded protein: MRILVTGGAGFIGSHTVDALVASGAGEVSVLDDLSTGKRSQVNAKATLYQTDLRDAAAVASVVEQARPEIIFHLAAQMDVRRSVADPAFDAQVNLVGFLNLIESARRHGLRRVIFSSTGGAIYGEQDEFPCTEEHPRRPVSPYGVAKLATEAYLFFYKVEYGIDYLALRFGNVYGPRQDPHGEAGVVAIFCGRILDGKPVTIYGDGTQTRDYVYVGDVVRAVVAAAKSSASGIALNIGTGVETNVNDLYSTLAGIADFPTRAEHAAARPGEQKRSVISPARAGRELGWRPEKKLADGLEETFKYFKQQRARSS
- a CDS encoding phosphoribosyltransferase family protein codes for the protein MSRLAKFDVVSIEDLETSDIERVLALADGFAAQLAHGDQITTAAGLIMATLFYEPSTRTRLSFESSMHRLGGAVISSADMRASSAAKGESLADTVRVVAGYADLIVLRHPHDGAARVAAEYAPCPVLNAGDGSGEHPTQTLCDLYILRKKKGHLKGLTVALCGDLKFGRTVHSLIYALARFGANIVAVPTSGMDIPDYVLERLAAERHYSLSTVTMDELKSLAGGLDALYLTPSAPHQMALFTGDGTLRQIPAAEPPAALDAFYVTRLQKERMSGKEADPAAYVRFDARALRTSRTQEAVVMHPLPRLGELAYELDADPRAVYFEQAAAGVPVRMALIALLMEKAASASVGPRPMAEAIRFKAEPPPRCANLNCVTRFEGAYLAPRFTLGRSMDTTVLALKCGFCERELKTEYVGHARSHRYYRFDENLQGYVRQWIEEGSLAVFDSVKQAEEAGYEPYRRGPQREIMNEKEVVGAIDSLADQVIADVHDMPAVSIVGVVSHGAMLALRLRDLIGLKTGVLPPCAALDAYKPADALHPIDGAENFSVEDRIIILVDDVINSGWTVQRAMATIWQRGRPAAVKLAVLIDRGHRAVPIRPNYVGKNIPTSRGERVQVRLAAAGTESKSRDRVMIYSIVEPLKEPEAAH
- a CDS encoding dihydroorotase; translation: MNAILLRGGRVIDPASALDGQYDLLVREGEIAAVERAGTRINLHDASLVDASGCWIVPGLIDPHVHLRDPGFPEKETILTGLRAAAAGGFATVAAMANTSPANDSPAITRYMLERAGEAHCARLVPVSAVTQGLRGIEPVNFAAMVDAGARLFSDDGIPIDDAAVLSRALDETVRLGYAVALHEEDRALSCGGALNAGAVAEHLGVSGYAHSAEPQRVRRDLAIAIGSGAAVHVAHVSTAESLELIRAARQRGAQVTCEVTPHHFTLDESAALTWGPNAKMNPPLRNRDDLEALHAAIRDGTVDMIATDHAPHDPKSKRMEQLGAFFGPGRHAGHLEHDAAELFAHAANGVVGLETSLGLALDLVHRSLIEPARLVEMMSINPAALLRLKAGTLAVGAVADITIIDPNLEWTVAPEKFLSKSRNTPFAGMRLKGRAVLTIVAGEIVFDGRKA